The genomic interval AGCGCCGCCATGGAACGAGGCCAACGGGTCACCACACAAGGAGTCTCTTGACCAATTTGGGGCTCAATCTGAGCCCACATCACTTGATGAAAAGCATCCGAAAAATCCGCCTCAGGTCTTAGCGCAAAACCTTTTTCGGTGACTTTCTGTGGCAGATTGGCTTCTTCAATCGAGCGTCTTAAATCGATTCCGACATGCTTTTGCCAAAGTTCTTGAAGCGATACGACCTCGAAAGGTCGATGAAACTTTTCCGGTGCTAATCTACGAAATAGCTCCTCACAATCAGCAACCAAGTCCATCAGACTGGCATGCGTTCGGTACCATTCCAAAAGTGTGAACTCACGCAAGTGCAGCTGTCCTTCTGACTCATCGCGAAATACATGCCCGAGTTCGTAGATTTTATCGTAACCTCTGGCTAAGAGACGTTTTAGGTATAATTCTGGGCTTGTTCTTAATTGCTCATCTTGAACCCAAATCGGGTCGATAAAAGCCTCCACCGCATTCGCTCGAATCAATACCGGAGAATCTACCTCTAGAAATCCCTGTTCGTCGAAATAGTGCCGAACGATTTTCTTAGCTTGATGCCGTCTTGTTAAGCGATTCAACTTCTTTCAAGCTCTTGTAGAAAAGGTTTGATTTTGGCGAGATAGTTTGGAAGCACACGATTGGGAAGCGGCTGACCCGCTGGGAAGCGTTGTTTGCCTGGATCGATGTAATTTTTATTGAGCATCATGCCGAAATGCAGGTGCGGACCTGTACTGCGACCGGTGGTCCCAACGTATCCGATGATCTGCTTTTGTTTGACACTCGCTCCTGCTCGAATTCCAGGCGCAATCCGAGAAGCGTGAAAATATTCCGTGACATAGCCTCCACGGTGTCGAATCCGAACCATCCGACCGGCGGTCGGGCTGTAGCGAGCTTCAAGAACCGTGCCATCAGCAATGGACCAAAACGGCGTCCCCGTAGGTGCCCCATAATCCACGCCGTTGTGCTTTTTCTGCCGCATGAGCACAGGATGAAAACGCTGACCAAACCGAGACGTAATGCGCGCCAGAGCCATAGGAGCTTTCAAAAAGCCTTTCTCAACGGATTGGCCCTGCTCATCAAAAAAGCCGCGGTGTTTTAAGTCATCCGATTGATAATGAAACCCACGGAACAAACGACCTCGATTGTTGTACTGAGCGGCTAAAAGGTTTCCGTAACCGATCCATTTTCCATCCGCGTATCGGCTTTCAACAATTAACTTAAACGTATCGCCACGCTGAGCGTCTCGATAGAAGTCCAGCTGCCAACCAAATAGTTCCGAGAACTGATTCACCAGTCCCGCATCCCCACCCGCAGCCAAAATTCCTTCATACAAACTATTGGAAATCTTACCGCTCAGAATCGCTTGCTTTTGCGAAACAGGTGTTTGATGTCGATTGAAATGAGTCAGCCCTTCTGATTTAAAAACTTCAAAACGAATGGGCACTCCATGAGAGTCTTTCTGAATCAGCTCAAATCGAGAGAACGGATGCCAATTCTCCAAGAGGCTAAAAGGACGCTCGATCACAAAAACATCGCCCGATCGAACTTTTTTCATGTCCACATCGGGCTTCAAAGCCTCGACGATTTCCTGAATTTCTTGGCTAGATAAACCCTGACGAATCAATGCCTGCGATAGAGTTTCTCGAGCAAGCAATCGATCGGTCGTTCGCGTCCAAATGGGGGTGTGAAAAGCCCCCTCTTGTGGAGCTTCTAACTCTTCGTCACTTAAGCCCTGTCGCTGCCAACTGAAATAAAAGCCAACAGCCAATGAAACCACGAAAAGCACAAGGCCTAAGGGCAAAAACAAGCGGTTTTTCTTCACGCAATCTCCCTTAAGTCAAATAGCCTATTGTATACAGTTTGTACGATTATGCAAGCAAAGACTGAAGCTTAAGCGCAAGCCCCATATCTCCCTGCACTTTTATTTTTCCTTGCATGAACGCCATCGTAGGATTCATTTTTCCTGTAGCAATCGCTACCCAGTCTTCTCCTTTGGGAACACAGATCACGCATTGAGCGGCTTCGTCCTGATGGGTTTCATGGATCCAGTCGCTTTGTTTCGTGAGATCAACATGCCATTTCCCACCCTCTTCACCGCCGATATCAAACAAATAGCTCGCGTTCATTCTTTGGGCTTTCTCAAGCGTCAGTCGTTGTTTCATATCGTCAAAAATTTGCGCAATGGTTGGCATAGGATCCTCCAAAAGCGATCGTTTAGCACGAGGCCGGTCAGAGCTCAAGCAACGCGCTAGGACAATTGCAAAGTCGGATGTTTCAGGTGTGCGGCCGGGCCCATAGGCGACACTCAGACACTCGATTGATTAATCCGTTAGAGGGTGAGACAATCGGCCTCTATGCGCTACGCGATTGGCATTGATGACTTTAAGCAACTCAGAACTTCGCTAGACTCTAAGGGCAATCGCAGCTTTTATTGTGATAAATCTCTTTTCATTCGTGATGTCATAGACGACGGCTCTGCGGTTCTTTTACTGCCCAGACCTCGACGTTTTGGCAAATCATTGAACCTATCCATGCTCAAGTATTTTATGGGCAGCGATGAGCCTTTGTTTGAGGGTCTTGCCATTGAGCAGTACCCAGAAATTTTGGCGGGGTGGCGCGGTAAATTCCCGGTCGTGATGTTGGGATTTAAGGGGTTAAAAGCGGATACTTTTGGCGATCTGCAGGCTTCTTTGAAAGGATTGATTGCAAGCTGTTTTAGAGACTACGAGTACTTGACGGAGTCTGATCAACTGTCTGATCTGAGCAAAAAAAGCATCTTGCCGTATTTTAGCCGCGACTTTCCCACCATCGATCTAGGCCCTTCCTTGATGCATCTCACCAAGCTTCTTGAGAAACACCACGGTCAAAAAGTTTGGGTGCTGATCGATGAGTATGACACGCCCTTGCAACATGCGTACTTAAATGGGTTTTTTCCGGAAGCGGTGGCGTTGTTTAAGCAAGTCCTGGGAGCGGTCCTCAAATCCAATACGTCTTTATACAAGGCGGTGATCACCGGTATCACTCGGAGTTTCAAAGAAAGCCTGTCTCCAGACCTCAATAACATTCGAGTTTATGATATTACCCAAAACGCTTATGCAAATTATTTCGGCTTTACGGAAGAAGAAGTGGGGGCGGTTTGCCCAGCAGAACATTTGCAGGAGCTCAAGTCTTGGTATAACGGTTATCACTTTGGAAAAAGTCGGTTAACGATTTATAACCCATGGTCGATTTTAAATTTTTTGAGCAACCATTTTGATTTAAGGCCCTACTGGATCAATACGTCCAGCAACGACTTGATTCAAGATTGCCTGACAGCCGATAAATTGCCAGATGCACACAAACTCATCCAACGGGATAGCATTGATATCCCGATTGAGCCCCACACGGTAATGAGCGACCTGAGAGAAAACGCTTATTCGTTTTGGAATCTGTTGTTTATCTCAGGCTATTTGACCCTGGATGCGGAAGGCAAGATGATGATTCCGAATCGAGAGGTCGCTTATTTCTTTGAAAAGACGGTGACTGCTTGGTTTGGCGGCAAGCAAAAAGAGCGTTTCTTAAACGAATTCTTGGAAGATTTGATTTGGGGAAATGCTCTTGAGCTGCAAAGTAAATTGCAACAGTTGATTTTGGAAACCCTGAGTTTCCATGATGTCACCGAACGCAAACAAGAATCGTTTTACCATGGTTTCTTGCTAGGCATGACGCTCGGTCTTCGAGGCCGTTACACGGTCAAGTCGAATCGAGAAAGCGGCTACGGGCGCTATGACTTGGGGCTGTACCCCCTAAACCCTCTGAAAGACCCGGGGATTTTGATCGAAGTCAAAATGGGCCTGGATGCAGCAGCCGGCTTGGAGCAGGTTGAAGAGAAAGCGTACTATCAAGACTTACAAACGGCCGGCTGTTCCAAGATTCAGACTTACTCGATTGCGTTTGATGGCAAACGGGTGAGCAGTTTGTACGCATGCAAAGGGCACTAACCGGGCACCTAGAGCGGTCACTGACTTTGCGATTGCCTTGCCAACCTATCTATGCGAATGAAGTGGGGATGCCTACCCTTTTGTTTTTCGCCCTCTTCATGGCATTCGGCTGCGCTCATGATAAAATGGTTTCTGTGCAACCATCGAAACCCATCGAAGTCCTGAGTCTGTCCCAAATCGGCCAGGAAAATCACCATCTGATTGGGCACTTTAAACTTCAGGCGACCGGACTGAAACGCTTTTGGGGCAGCTTCGAATTTGATGTCGTTGCTCAAGATCCGCATTATCTCTATCTGGCAGTCGACTCTTTTTTCCGGCAACCTGCCCAAATTGTACGTTACAACGGAATCTCTCCTCCAGGCTCCTCGAAGCATGACCTTCAAAAAGCCTTAAACCTTCCCATTGAAGCCAGCGAGTTGGTCGACATCTTTCTCAGACGAATCGGCACCGACCTTGAATGGGCTGAAGCTCGTCGTGAATCCGGCCGCATCCAGATTCCCCTCCCGAATCAACAAAATTTGTGGATTGAACTGGAACAAAATGGAAGCCTTCGAAAACGCACGCTGACAAAAGGCAAAGACCATCTTGTCTATTCAGTGACCTACACGCGCTATCCGTTTGAATTTGAACTTGAAGTTAGCTACCAAAATCAGATTCATAAGGCTATTTTGAGCAGTCACGATGCCAAACTGAACCAAGGTCCCATAGATGAACAACTGTTCCATCGATAATCTCTGCATTGAATTTTTCACAGACCAAGGAACGCTTCGAGCCGTGGATGGAGTCTCTTTCGACATCCCCAAAGGCAAAACCGTTGGGCTTGTTGGAGAGTCTGGGTGCGGAAAAAGTGTCACCGCCCTCAGCATCATGAGACTGATACAGACTCCGCCCGGTCGATACACTTCTGGCCAAATTCGATACGAGGGAAAAGACCTTCTGCAACTGCCGGAATCCGAGATGAGAACCTTGAGAGGCAATCGGATTTCCATGATTTTTCAAGAGCCGATGACCTCTTTGAACCCTGTCTTTACAGTTGGAAACCAAATTGCCGAAGCAATCTGTCTTCACGAAAAACTGGGCTCCAAAGCGGCGTTTCAGAAAACCATTCAGCTGCTTGAGCGGGTTGGAATTCCTTCTCCCAGCGACCGCGCCAACGCCTATCCGCATCAGCTCTCTGGGGGCATGAGACAGCGCGTGATGATTGCCATGGCTCTGGCCTGTAAGCCTGATTTGTTGATTGCAGACGAACCCACGACGGCTCTGGATGTCACCATTCAAGCTCAGATCCTCGAGTTGATGCAAACTTTGCAAAACGAAATGGGCATGAGCATGCTTCTCATTACACACGATCTCGGTGTGGTCGCAGAAACCTGCGATGAGGTGGTGGTCATGTACGCCGGACGAGTGGTTGAAAAAGCAGACGTCCAAACACTCTTCTCGACTCCAAAGCACCCCTATACCGTTGGACTGCTTGCTTCTGTGCCAGGGGCACATACCCACAAGAGGCTTCAAACCATTCCCGGCCTGGTTCCAAACTTGCTCGAACTCCCCAAAGGGTGTCGATTTCAAGATCGTTGTTCGCGCTCAACATCCCTCTGTACCCAACTCGAACCAGAGCTTTCTTCGATTCATTCGCATTCCTTTCGTTGCCACAATCCTTACTAGGAACTTTTTATGTTGACTGTCACGGATCTCAAAATGCATTTCTCGACACAGGGCAAACGCGTCCAAGCTTTAGATGGCGTCAGTTTCAGCATCGCGAAAGGAGAAACATTGGGGCTGGTGGGTGAATCGGGATGCGGAAAATCCACGCTGGGCAGAACTCTTCTTCGACTCTATGAGCCTAGCTCTGGCAAGATTGAATTTCAGGGTCAGGATATTACTCATTTAAGAGCGGGCCAACTCCGATCGTTTCGACGGAACATGCAGATTATCTTTCAGGATCCTTACGCTTCGCTGAACCCTCGAATGACCATTGGCAACATCATTGGCGAAGCCTTGGAAATCCATGCCTTATTTCCCAATCGATCCGAGCGCCTTCATCGAATCGAAGAGCTCATCCAGACGGTTGGACTTCGACCAGAAGCCATGAACCGGTATCCTCATGAGTTCTCGGGAGGCCAACGTCAACGCATTGGAATCGCGCGAGCGCTCGCGGTTGAGCCCGAATTCATCGTATGCGATGAACCGGTATCCGCCCTGGACGTTTCGATCCAAGCGCAAATCGTCAATCTTCTTCAAGATCTTCAAGAACAGCTCCAGCTCACGTATCTCTTTATTGCCCACGACCTTATGATCGTTCGGCACATCTCAACCCGCATTGCCGTCATGTATTTGGGTAGCTTGGTTGAAATTGGGCCGGCTCGTGAAATCTACGAGTCCCCCAAGCACCCCTATACCCAAGCCTTACTCAGTGCGGTACCGATTCCAGACCCCTCAGCAAAACGAAAGCGGATTCGCCTGGAAGGGGAAATCCCCAGCCCATTAAGTCCCCCCTCTGGCTGCAAATTCCATCCACGTTGCCCTCAAGCGATGGCTATCTGTGCAACCAAAGTCCCCACGCTCCTTTCTACCCGTTCAGATCGACAAATCGCTTGCCATCTATACACTTCCTAGTGTGAATCTGATACAAAGCTCTTTGTGTTCAAAGCGATTTGCCTGCTGGTCTTTTTAATGTGGTTTGTTCCATGGGTTGGGCTTTTGAAGCTAGGCTTCGTTCTTTACCGACCTTATGAGTCCAATGGCCAAGATCGGTATTGGCGAATGACGGGTCCTATGTTTAGCACCTGGACGCCGGAAGATCGAATTCCCAAAAGCTGCAAGCATGCCCTGATTCTGCAAGAAGATCAAAATTTTTACAAACATCCAGGATTTGATCTCCAAAATATTCAGCAAGCTTTAGAGCACAACCGAAAGATCGATCACGTGGTACTCGGAGCCAGCACTCTCACCCAACAACTTGTCAAAAACTTGTTTCTATCACGAGAAAAGAGTTACCTGAGAAAAGCACGGGAACTCATCGGAGCCATCCTGCTCGATCGCATGGTCAGCAAGCCAGATCAACTCACCTGGTACTTCAATGTTGTTGAATTTGGCCCACGCATCTACGGCATTCAAGATGCGTCTCGTACTTACTTTCACAAAAGCCCTGCCCAACTGAGCACAGCAGACTGCAAAGCGCTTGTCTCCCTGCTCCCCGCCCCCGTTCAACGCTCTCAAAAGCTTTAAAACGCTATTCCAGCCAATACTTGCAAAGACGAAGCCAATCGAGCAGTCCCAAAGTCTGTGTAGAGAGTTCCTGGAACTTGGCTTGTGCTATGGTTGAGCCCCGAG from Myxococcaceae bacterium carries:
- the genX gene encoding EF-P lysine aminoacylase GenX; its protein translation is MNRLTRRHQAKKIVRHYFDEQGFLEVDSPVLIRANAVEAFIDPIWVQDEQLRTSPELYLKRLLARGYDKIYELGHVFRDESEGQLHLREFTLLEWYRTHASLMDLVADCEELFRRLAPEKFHRPFEVVSLQELWQKHVGIDLRRSIEEANLPQKVTEKGFALRPEADFSDAFHQVMWAQIEPQIGQETPCVVTRWPRSMAALSAYCADDPCFAERFEIYYQQVELANAFLELTDPQEQRRRFQEEQQIRESLGKRSPELDHEFLEELASMPVTAGIAVGFDRLLMVACDAKSVSDVTELLKTNSRANGCFGMGDCENDGCNLD
- a CDS encoding peptidoglycan DD-metalloendopeptidase family protein translates to MKKNRLFLPLGLVLFVVSLAVGFYFSWQRQGLSDEELEAPQEGAFHTPIWTRTTDRLLARETLSQALIRQGLSSQEIQEIVEALKPDVDMKKVRSGDVFVIERPFSLLENWHPFSRFELIQKDSHGVPIRFEVFKSEGLTHFNRHQTPVSQKQAILSGKISNSLYEGILAAGGDAGLVNQFSELFGWQLDFYRDAQRGDTFKLIVESRYADGKWIGYGNLLAAQYNNRGRLFRGFHYQSDDLKHRGFFDEQGQSVEKGFLKAPMALARITSRFGQRFHPVLMRQKKHNGVDYGAPTGTPFWSIADGTVLEARYSPTAGRMVRIRHRGGYVTEYFHASRIAPGIRAGASVKQKQIIGYVGTTGRSTGPHLHFGMMLNKNYIDPGKQRFPAGQPLPNRVLPNYLAKIKPFLQELERS
- a CDS encoding SCP2 sterol-binding domain-containing protein codes for the protein MPTIAQIFDDMKQRLTLEKAQRMNASYLFDIGGEEGGKWHVDLTKQSDWIHETHQDEAAQCVICVPKGEDWVAIATGKMNPTMAFMQGKIKVQGDMGLALKLQSLLA
- a CDS encoding AAA family ATPase; the protein is MRYAIGIDDFKQLRTSLDSKGNRSFYCDKSLFIRDVIDDGSAVLLLPRPRRFGKSLNLSMLKYFMGSDEPLFEGLAIEQYPEILAGWRGKFPVVMLGFKGLKADTFGDLQASLKGLIASCFRDYEYLTESDQLSDLSKKSILPYFSRDFPTIDLGPSLMHLTKLLEKHHGQKVWVLIDEYDTPLQHAYLNGFFPEAVALFKQVLGAVLKSNTSLYKAVITGITRSFKESLSPDLNNIRVYDITQNAYANYFGFTEEEVGAVCPAEHLQELKSWYNGYHFGKSRLTIYNPWSILNFLSNHFDLRPYWINTSSNDLIQDCLTADKLPDAHKLIQRDSIDIPIEPHTVMSDLRENAYSFWNLLFISGYLTLDAEGKMMIPNREVAYFFEKTVTAWFGGKQKERFLNEFLEDLIWGNALELQSKLQQLILETLSFHDVTERKQESFYHGFLLGMTLGLRGRYTVKSNRESGYGRYDLGLYPLNPLKDPGILIEVKMGLDAAAGLEQVEEKAYYQDLQTAGCSKIQTYSIAFDGKRVSSLYACKGH
- a CDS encoding ABC transporter ATP-binding protein, whose product is MNNCSIDNLCIEFFTDQGTLRAVDGVSFDIPKGKTVGLVGESGCGKSVTALSIMRLIQTPPGRYTSGQIRYEGKDLLQLPESEMRTLRGNRISMIFQEPMTSLNPVFTVGNQIAEAICLHEKLGSKAAFQKTIQLLERVGIPSPSDRANAYPHQLSGGMRQRVMIAMALACKPDLLIADEPTTALDVTIQAQILELMQTLQNEMGMSMLLITHDLGVVAETCDEVVVMYAGRVVEKADVQTLFSTPKHPYTVGLLASVPGAHTHKRLQTIPGLVPNLLELPKGCRFQDRCSRSTSLCTQLEPELSSIHSHSFRCHNPY
- a CDS encoding dipeptide ABC transporter ATP-binding protein, encoding MLTVTDLKMHFSTQGKRVQALDGVSFSIAKGETLGLVGESGCGKSTLGRTLLRLYEPSSGKIEFQGQDITHLRAGQLRSFRRNMQIIFQDPYASLNPRMTIGNIIGEALEIHALFPNRSERLHRIEELIQTVGLRPEAMNRYPHEFSGGQRQRIGIARALAVEPEFIVCDEPVSALDVSIQAQIVNLLQDLQEQLQLTYLFIAHDLMIVRHISTRIAVMYLGSLVEIGPAREIYESPKHPYTQALLSAVPIPDPSAKRKRIRLEGEIPSPLSPPSGCKFHPRCPQAMAICATKVPTLLSTRSDRQIACHLYTS
- a CDS encoding transglycosylase domain-containing protein, whose protein sequence is MWFVPWVGLLKLGFVLYRPYESNGQDRYWRMTGPMFSTWTPEDRIPKSCKHALILQEDQNFYKHPGFDLQNIQQALEHNRKIDHVVLGASTLTQQLVKNLFLSREKSYLRKARELIGAILLDRMVSKPDQLTWYFNVVEFGPRIYGIQDASRTYFHKSPAQLSTADCKALVSLLPAPVQRSQKL